Proteins encoded together in one Streptomyces sp. TLI_171 window:
- a CDS encoding dihydrofolate reductase family protein has translation MRKLVYYVAVSVDGFIAGPSGEFDFYPEAPDMVEYLRAEFPETTPSHVRPAVGLADAPNKRFDTVLMGLGTYRPGLEAGLTSPYAHLKQYVVSSSLPPVDDPAVQLVRTDPVALVRTLKEQPGEGDIWLCGGSRLAGALLPEIDELVFKRYPVVAGAGLPAFSGEYRPRAFAPVETLTFSHGGTVTTYRPAG, from the coding sequence TTGCGAAAGCTCGTGTACTACGTCGCCGTCTCCGTCGACGGCTTCATCGCCGGCCCGTCCGGCGAGTTCGACTTCTACCCGGAGGCGCCCGACATGGTCGAGTACCTCCGCGCCGAGTTCCCCGAGACCACGCCCAGCCACGTCCGGCCGGCGGTCGGCCTGGCGGACGCCCCCAACAAGCGGTTCGACACCGTGCTGATGGGCCTCGGCACCTACCGCCCGGGCCTGGAGGCGGGGCTCACGAGCCCCTATGCGCACCTGAAGCAGTACGTGGTGTCCTCCTCGCTGCCGCCGGTGGACGACCCGGCGGTGCAGCTGGTCCGCACCGACCCGGTGGCCCTGGTCCGCACGCTGAAGGAGCAGCCCGGCGAGGGCGACATCTGGCTCTGCGGCGGCAGCCGGCTGGCCGGTGCGCTGCTGCCGGAGATCGACGAGCTGGTCTTCAAGCGGTACCCGGTGGTGGCCGGCGCGGGCCTCCCCGCGTTCTCCGGCGAGTACCGGCCGCGGGCGTTCGCACCGGTGGAGACCCTGACGTTCAGTCACGGCGGCACCGTCACCACCTACCGCCCCGCCGGGTAG
- a CDS encoding TetR/AcrR family transcriptional regulator, with protein sequence MARSNPERRAALLDAAIEVLAEEGARGLTFRAVDQRAAVPAGTASNYFANRHALLTQCAARVYERLEPDADTLARSLTGPRDAARVTELMHQLVDRVADFPTGFLALLELRLAALRRPELREVLTARIAADLRFNVDHHLAAGLPGDATTVHLLYLALNWLILERLALPDLFTPDRRTALVDQLVARLLAGEQTGGG encoded by the coding sequence ATGGCCCGCAGCAATCCCGAACGGAGAGCGGCCCTGCTCGACGCCGCGATCGAAGTCCTGGCCGAGGAGGGCGCCCGCGGCCTCACCTTCCGCGCCGTCGACCAGCGCGCCGCCGTCCCCGCCGGCACCGCGTCCAACTACTTCGCCAACCGCCACGCCCTGCTCACCCAGTGCGCGGCCCGCGTCTACGAACGCCTCGAACCCGACGCCGACACCCTCGCCCGCAGCCTGACCGGGCCCCGCGACGCCGCCCGGGTGACCGAGCTGATGCACCAACTCGTCGACCGGGTCGCCGACTTCCCCACCGGCTTCCTGGCCCTGCTGGAACTGCGGCTGGCCGCCCTGCGCCGCCCGGAGCTCCGCGAGGTCCTCACCGCCCGGATCGCCGCCGACCTCCGCTTCAACGTCGACCACCACCTCGCCGCCGGCCTCCCCGGCGACGCCACCACCGTCCACCTGCTCTACCTGGCCCTCAACTGGCTGATCCTCGAACGACTCGCTCTCCCCGACCTGTTCACCCCCGACCGGCGCACCGCCCTGGTCGACCAACTGGTCGCCCGCCTGCTCGCGGGC